In a single window of the Ficedula albicollis isolate OC2 chromosome 13, FicAlb1.5, whole genome shotgun sequence genome:
- the LOC101813910 gene encoding serine protease inhibitor Kazal-type 6-like — MATLGTLQGLSLALAQPSSVLAMKVSGSLLLLALAALCLALSTTHAATHNEVDCSEYRRLERGRPIYCERLYQPFCGSDGKTYNNKCSFCKAVLRSRGALHMKQAGAC; from the exons ATGGCCACACTGGGCACCCTGCAGGGActgagcctggctctggcacagcccagctcagtgcTTGCCATGAAGGTCTcaggctccctgctgctcctggcgctggcagctctgtgcttggCAC TTTCCACCACACACGCTGCCACGCACAATGAG GTGGACTGCAGCGAGTacaggaggctggagagggggagGCCCATTTACTGTGAGAGGCTCTACCAACCCTTCTGTGGCTCTGATGGCAAAACCTACAACAACAAATGTTCCTTctgcaaggctgtgct gaggagcagaggggccCTGCACATGAAGCAGGCAGGAGCCTGCTGA
- the FBXO38 gene encoding F-box only protein 38 isoform X3 has protein sequence MLRHLYLKWVRLTKPQPFKDFLCISLRAFVMRNCAGPTNSLKYVPLVTGLASARNLEHLELVRVPFLGGLIQHVVEDSWRSGGFRNLHTIVLGACKNALEVDLGYLIITAARRLHEVRIQPSLTKDGVFSALKMAELEFPQFETLHLGYVDEFLLQCKMTSTDLVRYGLADVVENPGIITDIGMKAVNEVFSFIKYLVIYNCPHLHNPNNWITDHSRWSRLVDLTLVRCHAIKLDSFSQFIELLPSLEFISLDQMFREPPKGCARVGLSAGTGIGVSSALVSNQNSNNDNDNNNNHQNNNNNNPNIHHNNHQHPNEQNEENELHQEGPAEEQQIGAEALNEMEEVAQEEGEAAGQGQDELPAPSQAVVPMEVDEEQAGPSGIQPVVKATPITIHDSDSEDEEENMGTSRVCISNSIAQSYSDGEEKSRDPVETREPSVSGKGKTPLRKRCSTSHGGQAKQFPLEESSCEKGCQVTSEQIKADMKAASDMPERSKSKDSYGSCSGAPAAPSSCSAAAPSPDCAQAAQSHSAGSSPAAGEECRQCGCSPCRRDGCSERQPEESPVCSRCSSRARQRRTSGGRGGDSPSTSGACRDGPDFALRTLPDCGAAGEPGDHRTSGSACGAGSQEQSTQPPGWELDCKEEYPRRPLTRARSRLSHVPLVSEPEVAKPKPRQTTKRKRTADKSTSTSDPVIEDDHVQVLTLKSKNLVGITLTNCGITDLVLKDCPKMMFIHATRCRVLKHLKVENAPVVNRFDYAQCKKLNMDQVLDQILRMPPERNRIIYLRPMQQVDTLTLEQKIFSGPYPYHICIIHEFSNPPNVRNKVRVRSWMDTIANINQELIKYEFFPEATRTEEDLKKYPKYPWGRDIYTLEGIVDGAPYSMITDFPWLRSLRTAEPNSYARYDFEDDERTTIYAPRRKGQLSADICMETIGEEISELRQVRRGVFQRVVAIFIHYCDVNGEPVEDDYI, from the exons ATGCTGAGGCACCTTTATTTGAAGTGGGTGAGACTCACCAAACCACAGCCTTTTAAAGATTTCCTTTGTATCAGCTTACGGGCTTTTGTCATGAGGAACTGTGCTG GACCCACAAACTCTCTGAAGTACGTTCCCCTGGTGACAGGCCTGGCTTCTGCCAGGAATCTGGAGCACTTGGAACTGGTCCGTGTTCCATTTCTTGGAGGACTTATCCAGCACGTGGTAGAAGACAGCTGGAGATCAG gtgGTTTCAGGAATTTGCACACTATAGTTCTGGGAGCTTGCAAGAATGCACTTGAAGTGGATCTTGGCTACCTCATCATAACTGCTGCACGAAG GTTGCACGAAGTGCGGATCCAGCCTTCCTTGACCAAAGATggtgttttttctgctttgaagatGGCTGAACTGGAATTCCCACAGTTTGAAACTCTTCACCTAGGCTACGTTGATGAGTTTTTACTACAGT GTAAAATGACGAGTACGGACTTGGTGAGGTACGGCTTGGCTGATGTGGTTGAAAACCCAGGAATTATTACAGATATTGGTATGAAAGCTGTaaatgaagttttttctttcatcaagTATCTGGTCATTTACAACTGCCCACATCTACATAACCCAAATAATTGGATCACAG ACCACTCGAGGTGGAGCCGCCTGGTTGACCTGACCCTGGTGAGGTGCCACGCCATCAAGCTGGACTCCTTCAGTCAGTTCATCGAGTTACTGCCCAGCTTGGAGTTCATTTCTCTGGACCAGATGTTCAGAGAGCCTCCAAAG GGTTGTGCTCGTGTGGGCCTAAGTGCAGGCACAGGAATTGGGGtctcctctgccctggtgaGCAATCAGAACTCCAACAATGAcaatgacaacaacaacaaccaccagaacaacaacaacaacaaccccAACATCCACCACAACAACCACCAGCACCCCAACGAGCAGAACGAGGAGAACGAGCTGCACCAGGAGGgccctgctgaggagcagcagattGGGGCAGAGG CCCTGAATGAGATGGAGGaggtggcacaggaggagggggaggctgctgggcagggccaggatgagttgccagctcccagccaggctgttgTTCCCATGGAGGTGGATGAGGAGCAAGCAG GACCAAGTGGAATTCAACCTGTTGTAAAAGCAACTCCTATTACCATCCATGATTCAGacagtgaggatgaggaggaaaacATGGGCACTTCCAGAGTCTGCATCTCCAACAGCATTGCACAGAGTTACTCAGATGGggaagagaagagcagggatCCAGTGGAAACCAGGGAACCTTCAG tgAGCGGCAAAGGCAAGACCCCCCTGAGGAAGAGATGCAGCACCAGCCATGGGGGCCAGGCCAAGCAGTTCCCCCTGGAGGAGAGCAGCTGTGAGAAGGGCTGCCAGGTGACCAGTGAGCAGATCAAAGCTGACATGAAAGCAGCCAGTGACATGCCTGAGAGGAGCAAGAGCAAGGATTCCTACGGCAGCTGCAGCGGCGCCCCggcagcacccagctcctgcagcgctgctgctcccagccctgactgtgcccaggcagcccagagccactctgctggcagcagcccagcagctggggaggagtgCAGGCAGTGTGGCTGCTCTCCTTGCAGGAGGGATGGATGCAGCGAGAGGCAGCCCGAGGAGAGCCCGGTGTGCTCGCGCTGCTCCTCCCGCGCCAGGCAGCGCCGGACGAGCGGGGGGCGTGGTGGGGACAGCCCCTCCACCAGTGGAGCCTGCAGGGACGGGCCAGACTTTGCACTGAGGACACTGCCAGactgtggggctgcaggagagcctggGGATCACAGGACTAGTGGGAGtgcctgtggggctggcagccaggagcagagcacgCAGCCCCcgggctgggagctggactGCAAGGAGGAGTATCCCCGGAGACCCCTGaccagggccaggagcaggctGTCCCACGTGCCTCTGGTGTCAGAGCCAG AAGTAGCAAAGCCAAAGCCAAGGCAAACCACCAAGAGGAAAAGGACAGCTGACAAATCCACCAGTACCAGTGACCCTGTGATTGAGGATGATCATGTTCAG GTACTGACTTTGAAATCCAAAAACCTCGTAGGAATCACACTGACCAACTGTGGAATAACAGATTTGGTGCTGAAAGACTGCCCCAAAATGATGTTCATCCATG cTACAAGGTGCCGTGTGCTGAAACACTTGAAGGTGGAGAACGCCCCCGTCGTGAATCGCTTTGACTACGCCCAGTGCAAGAAGCTGAACATGGATCAGGTCCTGGATCAGATCCTCAGGATGCCCCCAGAGAGGAACAGGATCATTTACCTTCGTCCCATGCAGCAg GTGGACACTCTGACTCTGGAGCAGAAGATCTTCAGTGGTCCCTACCCCTACCACATCTGCATCATCCACGAGTTCAGCAACCCCCCCAACGTCAGGAACAAGGTGCGGGTGCGGAGCTGGATGGATACCATAGCCAACATCAACCA agAGCTGATTAAATATGAGTTCTTCCCTGAGGCCACCAGGACTGAGGAGGACCTGAAGAAATACCCCAAGTacccctggggcagggacatTTACACCCTGGAAG GCATTGTGGATGGTGCTCCCTACTCCATGATCACTGACTTCCCCTGGCTGAGGTCCctgaggacagcagagcccAACAGCTACGCCAGATACGACTTCGAGGATGATGAGAGGA CCACCATCTATGCCCCCAGGAGGAAGGGGCAGCTCTCAGCTGACATCTGCATGGAGACCATCGGCGAGGAGATCTCGGAGCTGCGCCAGGTCAGGAGAGGGGTGTTCCAGAGGGTCGTGGCCATCTTCATCCACTACTGTGATGTCAATGGGGAGCCTGTGGAGGATGACTACATCTGA
- the FBXO38 gene encoding F-box only protein 38 isoform X2: MPTGFTDSSFLTLLRKMPDIEQLYGLHPRYLERRRVRGHEAFSIPGVLEALQACPNLLGVETSHLELVEAIWTYMPQVHILGKFRNRNGAFPIPPENKLKIPIGAKIQTLHLVGVNVPEIPCIPMLRHLYLKWVRLTKPQPFKDFLCISLRAFVMRNCAGPTNSLKYVPLVTGLASARNLEHLELVRVPFLGGLIQHVVEDSWRSGGFRNLHTIVLGACKNALEVDLGYLIITAARRLHEVRIQPSLTKDGVFSALKMAELEFPQFETLHLGYVDEFLLQCKMTSTDLVRYGLADVVENPGIITDIGMKAVNEVFSFIKYLVIYNCPHLHNPNNWITDHSRWSRLVDLTLVRCHAIKLDSFSQFIELLPSLEFISLDQMFREPPKGCARVGLSAGTGIGVSSALVSNQNSNNDNDNNNNHQNNNNNNPNIHHNNHQHPNEQNEENELHQEGPAEEQQIGAEALNEMEEVAQEEGEAAGQGQDELPAPSQAVVPMEVDEEQAGPSGIQPVVKATPITIHDSDSEDEEENMGTSRVCISNSIAQSYSDGEEKSRDPVETREPSVSGKGKTPLRKRCSTSHGGQAKQFPLEESSCEKGCQVTSEQIKADMKAASDMPERSKSKDSYGSCSGAPAAPSSCSAAAPSPDCAQAAQSHSAGSSPAAGEECRQCGCSPCRRDGCSERQPEESPVCSRCSSRARQRRTSGGRGGDSPSTSGACRDGPDFALRTLPDCGAAGEPGDHRTSGSACGAGSQEQSTQPPGWELDCKEEYPRRPLTRARSRLSHVPLVSEPEVAKPKPRQTTKRKRTADKSTSTSDPVIEDDHVQVLTLKSKNLVGITLTNCGITDLVLKDCPKMMFIHATRCRVLKHLKVENAPVVNRFDYAQCKKLNMDQVLDQILRMPPERNRIIYLRPMQQVDTLTLEQKIFSGPYPYHICIIHEFSNPPNVRNKVRVRSWMDTIANINQELIKYEFFPEATRTEEDLKKYPKYPWGRDIYTLEGIVDGAPYSMITDFPWLRSLRTAEPNSYARYDFEDDERTTIYAPRRKGQLSADICMETIGEEISELRQVRRGVFQRVVAIFIHYCDVNGEPVEDDYI; this comes from the exons ATGCCCACAG GTTTCACTGATTCCAGCTTCCTAACGCTGCTGAGGAAGATGCCAGACATTGAACAACTTTATGGTCTTCATCCCAGGTATCTGGAAAGGCGCCGAGTCCGTGGCCACGAAGCTTTCAGCATTCCTGGAGTTTTAGAGGCTTTGCAGGCCTGTCCAAATTTGCTG GGTGTTGAGACCTCTCATTTAGAGCTGGTGGAAGCTATTTGGACATACATGCCCCAAGTCCACATTTTAGGGAAGTTTCGTAATCGTAATGGTGCTTTTCCAATTCCTCCTGAGAACAAGCTGAAAATTCCTATAGGAGCTAAAATTCAGACTTTGCACTTAGTAG GGGTGAATGTCCCTGAGATTCCTTGTATCCCAATGCTGAGGCACCTTTATTTGAAGTGGGTGAGACTCACCAAACCACAGCCTTTTAAAGATTTCCTTTGTATCAGCTTACGGGCTTTTGTCATGAGGAACTGTGCTG GACCCACAAACTCTCTGAAGTACGTTCCCCTGGTGACAGGCCTGGCTTCTGCCAGGAATCTGGAGCACTTGGAACTGGTCCGTGTTCCATTTCTTGGAGGACTTATCCAGCACGTGGTAGAAGACAGCTGGAGATCAG gtgGTTTCAGGAATTTGCACACTATAGTTCTGGGAGCTTGCAAGAATGCACTTGAAGTGGATCTTGGCTACCTCATCATAACTGCTGCACGAAG GTTGCACGAAGTGCGGATCCAGCCTTCCTTGACCAAAGATggtgttttttctgctttgaagatGGCTGAACTGGAATTCCCACAGTTTGAAACTCTTCACCTAGGCTACGTTGATGAGTTTTTACTACAGT GTAAAATGACGAGTACGGACTTGGTGAGGTACGGCTTGGCTGATGTGGTTGAAAACCCAGGAATTATTACAGATATTGGTATGAAAGCTGTaaatgaagttttttctttcatcaagTATCTGGTCATTTACAACTGCCCACATCTACATAACCCAAATAATTGGATCACAG ACCACTCGAGGTGGAGCCGCCTGGTTGACCTGACCCTGGTGAGGTGCCACGCCATCAAGCTGGACTCCTTCAGTCAGTTCATCGAGTTACTGCCCAGCTTGGAGTTCATTTCTCTGGACCAGATGTTCAGAGAGCCTCCAAAG GGTTGTGCTCGTGTGGGCCTAAGTGCAGGCACAGGAATTGGGGtctcctctgccctggtgaGCAATCAGAACTCCAACAATGAcaatgacaacaacaacaaccaccagaacaacaacaacaacaaccccAACATCCACCACAACAACCACCAGCACCCCAACGAGCAGAACGAGGAGAACGAGCTGCACCAGGAGGgccctgctgaggagcagcagattGGGGCAGAGG CCCTGAATGAGATGGAGGaggtggcacaggaggagggggaggctgctgggcagggccaggatgagttgccagctcccagccaggctgttgTTCCCATGGAGGTGGATGAGGAGCAAGCAG GACCAAGTGGAATTCAACCTGTTGTAAAAGCAACTCCTATTACCATCCATGATTCAGacagtgaggatgaggaggaaaacATGGGCACTTCCAGAGTCTGCATCTCCAACAGCATTGCACAGAGTTACTCAGATGGggaagagaagagcagggatCCAGTGGAAACCAGGGAACCTTCAG tgAGCGGCAAAGGCAAGACCCCCCTGAGGAAGAGATGCAGCACCAGCCATGGGGGCCAGGCCAAGCAGTTCCCCCTGGAGGAGAGCAGCTGTGAGAAGGGCTGCCAGGTGACCAGTGAGCAGATCAAAGCTGACATGAAAGCAGCCAGTGACATGCCTGAGAGGAGCAAGAGCAAGGATTCCTACGGCAGCTGCAGCGGCGCCCCggcagcacccagctcctgcagcgctgctgctcccagccctgactgtgcccaggcagcccagagccactctgctggcagcagcccagcagctggggaggagtgCAGGCAGTGTGGCTGCTCTCCTTGCAGGAGGGATGGATGCAGCGAGAGGCAGCCCGAGGAGAGCCCGGTGTGCTCGCGCTGCTCCTCCCGCGCCAGGCAGCGCCGGACGAGCGGGGGGCGTGGTGGGGACAGCCCCTCCACCAGTGGAGCCTGCAGGGACGGGCCAGACTTTGCACTGAGGACACTGCCAGactgtggggctgcaggagagcctggGGATCACAGGACTAGTGGGAGtgcctgtggggctggcagccaggagcagagcacgCAGCCCCcgggctgggagctggactGCAAGGAGGAGTATCCCCGGAGACCCCTGaccagggccaggagcaggctGTCCCACGTGCCTCTGGTGTCAGAGCCAG AAGTAGCAAAGCCAAAGCCAAGGCAAACCACCAAGAGGAAAAGGACAGCTGACAAATCCACCAGTACCAGTGACCCTGTGATTGAGGATGATCATGTTCAG GTACTGACTTTGAAATCCAAAAACCTCGTAGGAATCACACTGACCAACTGTGGAATAACAGATTTGGTGCTGAAAGACTGCCCCAAAATGATGTTCATCCATG cTACAAGGTGCCGTGTGCTGAAACACTTGAAGGTGGAGAACGCCCCCGTCGTGAATCGCTTTGACTACGCCCAGTGCAAGAAGCTGAACATGGATCAGGTCCTGGATCAGATCCTCAGGATGCCCCCAGAGAGGAACAGGATCATTTACCTTCGTCCCATGCAGCAg GTGGACACTCTGACTCTGGAGCAGAAGATCTTCAGTGGTCCCTACCCCTACCACATCTGCATCATCCACGAGTTCAGCAACCCCCCCAACGTCAGGAACAAGGTGCGGGTGCGGAGCTGGATGGATACCATAGCCAACATCAACCA agAGCTGATTAAATATGAGTTCTTCCCTGAGGCCACCAGGACTGAGGAGGACCTGAAGAAATACCCCAAGTacccctggggcagggacatTTACACCCTGGAAG GCATTGTGGATGGTGCTCCCTACTCCATGATCACTGACTTCCCCTGGCTGAGGTCCctgaggacagcagagcccAACAGCTACGCCAGATACGACTTCGAGGATGATGAGAGGA CCACCATCTATGCCCCCAGGAGGAAGGGGCAGCTCTCAGCTGACATCTGCATGGAGACCATCGGCGAGGAGATCTCGGAGCTGCGCCAGGTCAGGAGAGGGGTGTTCCAGAGGGTCGTGGCCATCTTCATCCACTACTGTGATGTCAATGGGGAGCCTGTGGAGGATGACTACATCTGA
- the FBXO38 gene encoding F-box only protein 38 isoform X1, which translates to MGPRRKTVKASAASREGAESTKAEEPKDYMNQLSHEVLCHIFRYLPLQDIMCMECLSRKLKEAVTLYLRVVKVVDLCAGRWWEYMPTGFTDSSFLTLLRKMPDIEQLYGLHPRYLERRRVRGHEAFSIPGVLEALQACPNLLGVETSHLELVEAIWTYMPQVHILGKFRNRNGAFPIPPENKLKIPIGAKIQTLHLVGVNVPEIPCIPMLRHLYLKWVRLTKPQPFKDFLCISLRAFVMRNCAGPTNSLKYVPLVTGLASARNLEHLELVRVPFLGGLIQHVVEDSWRSGGFRNLHTIVLGACKNALEVDLGYLIITAARRLHEVRIQPSLTKDGVFSALKMAELEFPQFETLHLGYVDEFLLQCKMTSTDLVRYGLADVVENPGIITDIGMKAVNEVFSFIKYLVIYNCPHLHNPNNWITDHSRWSRLVDLTLVRCHAIKLDSFSQFIELLPSLEFISLDQMFREPPKGCARVGLSAGTGIGVSSALVSNQNSNNDNDNNNNHQNNNNNNPNIHHNNHQHPNEQNEENELHQEGPAEEQQIGAEALNEMEEVAQEEGEAAGQGQDELPAPSQAVVPMEVDEEQAGPSGIQPVVKATPITIHDSDSEDEEENMGTSRVCISNSIAQSYSDGEEKSRDPVETREPSVSGKGKTPLRKRCSTSHGGQAKQFPLEESSCEKGCQVTSEQIKADMKAASDMPERSKSKDSYGSCSGAPAAPSSCSAAAPSPDCAQAAQSHSAGSSPAAGEECRQCGCSPCRRDGCSERQPEESPVCSRCSSRARQRRTSGGRGGDSPSTSGACRDGPDFALRTLPDCGAAGEPGDHRTSGSACGAGSQEQSTQPPGWELDCKEEYPRRPLTRARSRLSHVPLVSEPEVAKPKPRQTTKRKRTADKSTSTSDPVIEDDHVQVLTLKSKNLVGITLTNCGITDLVLKDCPKMMFIHATRCRVLKHLKVENAPVVNRFDYAQCKKLNMDQVLDQILRMPPERNRIIYLRPMQQVDTLTLEQKIFSGPYPYHICIIHEFSNPPNVRNKVRVRSWMDTIANINQELIKYEFFPEATRTEEDLKKYPKYPWGRDIYTLEGIVDGAPYSMITDFPWLRSLRTAEPNSYARYDFEDDERTTIYAPRRKGQLSADICMETIGEEISELRQVRRGVFQRVVAIFIHYCDVNGEPVEDDYI; encoded by the exons ATGGGGCCCCGGCGGAAAACTGTGAAAGCAAGCGCAGcgagcagggaaggggcagagtCTACCAAAGCTGAGGAGCCAAAAGACTACATGAACCAACTCTCTCATGAAGTGCTTTGCCACATCTTTAG GTACCTGCCCCTGCAGGACATCATGTGCATGGAGTGCCTGTCCCGGAAGCTGAAGGAGGCGGTGACGCTGTACCTGCGCGTGGTCAAGGTGGTGGATCTGTGTGCGGGGCGTTGGTGGGAGTACATGCCCACAG GTTTCACTGATTCCAGCTTCCTAACGCTGCTGAGGAAGATGCCAGACATTGAACAACTTTATGGTCTTCATCCCAGGTATCTGGAAAGGCGCCGAGTCCGTGGCCACGAAGCTTTCAGCATTCCTGGAGTTTTAGAGGCTTTGCAGGCCTGTCCAAATTTGCTG GGTGTTGAGACCTCTCATTTAGAGCTGGTGGAAGCTATTTGGACATACATGCCCCAAGTCCACATTTTAGGGAAGTTTCGTAATCGTAATGGTGCTTTTCCAATTCCTCCTGAGAACAAGCTGAAAATTCCTATAGGAGCTAAAATTCAGACTTTGCACTTAGTAG GGGTGAATGTCCCTGAGATTCCTTGTATCCCAATGCTGAGGCACCTTTATTTGAAGTGGGTGAGACTCACCAAACCACAGCCTTTTAAAGATTTCCTTTGTATCAGCTTACGGGCTTTTGTCATGAGGAACTGTGCTG GACCCACAAACTCTCTGAAGTACGTTCCCCTGGTGACAGGCCTGGCTTCTGCCAGGAATCTGGAGCACTTGGAACTGGTCCGTGTTCCATTTCTTGGAGGACTTATCCAGCACGTGGTAGAAGACAGCTGGAGATCAG gtgGTTTCAGGAATTTGCACACTATAGTTCTGGGAGCTTGCAAGAATGCACTTGAAGTGGATCTTGGCTACCTCATCATAACTGCTGCACGAAG GTTGCACGAAGTGCGGATCCAGCCTTCCTTGACCAAAGATggtgttttttctgctttgaagatGGCTGAACTGGAATTCCCACAGTTTGAAACTCTTCACCTAGGCTACGTTGATGAGTTTTTACTACAGT GTAAAATGACGAGTACGGACTTGGTGAGGTACGGCTTGGCTGATGTGGTTGAAAACCCAGGAATTATTACAGATATTGGTATGAAAGCTGTaaatgaagttttttctttcatcaagTATCTGGTCATTTACAACTGCCCACATCTACATAACCCAAATAATTGGATCACAG ACCACTCGAGGTGGAGCCGCCTGGTTGACCTGACCCTGGTGAGGTGCCACGCCATCAAGCTGGACTCCTTCAGTCAGTTCATCGAGTTACTGCCCAGCTTGGAGTTCATTTCTCTGGACCAGATGTTCAGAGAGCCTCCAAAG GGTTGTGCTCGTGTGGGCCTAAGTGCAGGCACAGGAATTGGGGtctcctctgccctggtgaGCAATCAGAACTCCAACAATGAcaatgacaacaacaacaaccaccagaacaacaacaacaacaaccccAACATCCACCACAACAACCACCAGCACCCCAACGAGCAGAACGAGGAGAACGAGCTGCACCAGGAGGgccctgctgaggagcagcagattGGGGCAGAGG CCCTGAATGAGATGGAGGaggtggcacaggaggagggggaggctgctgggcagggccaggatgagttgccagctcccagccaggctgttgTTCCCATGGAGGTGGATGAGGAGCAAGCAG GACCAAGTGGAATTCAACCTGTTGTAAAAGCAACTCCTATTACCATCCATGATTCAGacagtgaggatgaggaggaaaacATGGGCACTTCCAGAGTCTGCATCTCCAACAGCATTGCACAGAGTTACTCAGATGGggaagagaagagcagggatCCAGTGGAAACCAGGGAACCTTCAG tgAGCGGCAAAGGCAAGACCCCCCTGAGGAAGAGATGCAGCACCAGCCATGGGGGCCAGGCCAAGCAGTTCCCCCTGGAGGAGAGCAGCTGTGAGAAGGGCTGCCAGGTGACCAGTGAGCAGATCAAAGCTGACATGAAAGCAGCCAGTGACATGCCTGAGAGGAGCAAGAGCAAGGATTCCTACGGCAGCTGCAGCGGCGCCCCggcagcacccagctcctgcagcgctgctgctcccagccctgactgtgcccaggcagcccagagccactctgctggcagcagcccagcagctggggaggagtgCAGGCAGTGTGGCTGCTCTCCTTGCAGGAGGGATGGATGCAGCGAGAGGCAGCCCGAGGAGAGCCCGGTGTGCTCGCGCTGCTCCTCCCGCGCCAGGCAGCGCCGGACGAGCGGGGGGCGTGGTGGGGACAGCCCCTCCACCAGTGGAGCCTGCAGGGACGGGCCAGACTTTGCACTGAGGACACTGCCAGactgtggggctgcaggagagcctggGGATCACAGGACTAGTGGGAGtgcctgtggggctggcagccaggagcagagcacgCAGCCCCcgggctgggagctggactGCAAGGAGGAGTATCCCCGGAGACCCCTGaccagggccaggagcaggctGTCCCACGTGCCTCTGGTGTCAGAGCCAG AAGTAGCAAAGCCAAAGCCAAGGCAAACCACCAAGAGGAAAAGGACAGCTGACAAATCCACCAGTACCAGTGACCCTGTGATTGAGGATGATCATGTTCAG GTACTGACTTTGAAATCCAAAAACCTCGTAGGAATCACACTGACCAACTGTGGAATAACAGATTTGGTGCTGAAAGACTGCCCCAAAATGATGTTCATCCATG cTACAAGGTGCCGTGTGCTGAAACACTTGAAGGTGGAGAACGCCCCCGTCGTGAATCGCTTTGACTACGCCCAGTGCAAGAAGCTGAACATGGATCAGGTCCTGGATCAGATCCTCAGGATGCCCCCAGAGAGGAACAGGATCATTTACCTTCGTCCCATGCAGCAg GTGGACACTCTGACTCTGGAGCAGAAGATCTTCAGTGGTCCCTACCCCTACCACATCTGCATCATCCACGAGTTCAGCAACCCCCCCAACGTCAGGAACAAGGTGCGGGTGCGGAGCTGGATGGATACCATAGCCAACATCAACCA agAGCTGATTAAATATGAGTTCTTCCCTGAGGCCACCAGGACTGAGGAGGACCTGAAGAAATACCCCAAGTacccctggggcagggacatTTACACCCTGGAAG GCATTGTGGATGGTGCTCCCTACTCCATGATCACTGACTTCCCCTGGCTGAGGTCCctgaggacagcagagcccAACAGCTACGCCAGATACGACTTCGAGGATGATGAGAGGA CCACCATCTATGCCCCCAGGAGGAAGGGGCAGCTCTCAGCTGACATCTGCATGGAGACCATCGGCGAGGAGATCTCGGAGCTGCGCCAGGTCAGGAGAGGGGTGTTCCAGAGGGTCGTGGCCATCTTCATCCACTACTGTGATGTCAATGGGGAGCCTGTGGAGGATGACTACATCTGA